A single genomic interval of Agromyces cerinus harbors:
- a CDS encoding YeiH family protein encodes MRRLLPGLVVAASAALIAWLCHLALPAVPLLTAAVALGIVVGQIPALRVALTGPLAPGLRVSARRLLRIGIVLLGLKLSLVDIASLGWVTIATTVAVVVITFVGTIGLGRAFGLPGHQPLLVASGFSICGASAIGAMGAAVRARDEEQAVPVALVTLCGTLAIAVLPALWHPLGLSNVQFGHWVGAGVHDVGQVVATAQIAGTAALAVAVVVKLTRVLMLAPMVAITAAVERRRAVEVEGPRPAIVPLFVAGFLAAVLLNTFVPLPEWLLSGADTLQTALLAMALFALGASIRLGELASTGWRALVVGLTSWVLVAGLAYGAVLLG; translated from the coding sequence GTGCGTCGTTTGCTGCCGGGACTCGTCGTCGCGGCATCCGCGGCCCTCATCGCATGGCTCTGCCATCTCGCGCTCCCCGCGGTGCCGCTGCTCACCGCTGCGGTCGCGCTCGGCATCGTCGTCGGCCAGATCCCGGCGCTCCGCGTCGCGCTCACCGGCCCGCTCGCGCCCGGACTGCGGGTCTCCGCCCGTCGGCTGCTCCGCATCGGCATCGTGCTGCTCGGACTGAAACTCAGCCTCGTCGACATCGCCTCGCTCGGCTGGGTCACGATCGCGACGACGGTCGCGGTGGTCGTGATCACCTTCGTCGGCACGATCGGCCTCGGCCGGGCGTTCGGCCTGCCCGGCCACCAGCCGCTCCTCGTCGCGAGCGGGTTCTCGATCTGCGGCGCGTCGGCGATCGGTGCGATGGGCGCGGCGGTGCGCGCCCGCGACGAGGAGCAGGCCGTGCCGGTCGCCCTCGTGACCCTGTGCGGCACCCTCGCGATCGCGGTGCTGCCGGCGCTGTGGCATCCGCTCGGACTCTCGAACGTGCAGTTCGGGCACTGGGTCGGGGCGGGCGTGCACGACGTCGGCCAGGTGGTCGCGACCGCGCAGATCGCCGGCACCGCCGCCCTCGCCGTCGCCGTCGTCGTCAAGCTCACCCGGGTGCTCATGCTCGCCCCCATGGTCGCGATCACCGCAGCCGTCGAGCGGCGACGGGCGGTCGAGGTCGAGGGCCCGCGCCCGGCGATCGTGCCGCTCTTCGTCGCCGGGTTCCTCGCCGCCGTGCTGCTGAACACGTTCGTGCCACTGCCCGAGTGGCTGCTGTCGGGCGCCGACACCCTGCAGACCGCACTGCTGGCGATGGCGCTCTTCGCACTCGGCGCCTCGATCCGGCTCGGCGAGCTCGCGAGCACCGGATGGCGGGCGCTCGTCGTCGGCCTCACCTCGTGGGTGCTCGTCGCGGGCCTCGCCTACGGCGCCGTGCTGCTCGGCTGA
- a CDS encoding NAD(P)-dependent alcohol dehydrogenase, with product MRAIVQHRYGGPDELALAEVDVPEPAADEVLIRVEAVAVSMGDVLLMRGEPRAVRLAYGIRRPKRPIIGRDVAGEVVAVGSAVTRFAVGDAVFTESDQGGFAEFVAVPERFVAARPASVDAVHAAAVVVSGTTALQGLRLAGVTAGQHVLVNGASGGVGGFAVQLAKARGAEATGVCRGAKAEHVLAIGADQVIDYTAEDFTANAGRYDVVFDLVADHPLGRVRRSLTPRGTLVLSSGRGGTVLGPMRRMAAASLTSPFVSQRLRPLAALRSGDDLAELARRIDAGELRPVVDRVFPLEQAAAAVAMLESGGVRGKVVIAVSAGAGAQPSSTAP from the coding sequence ATGAGGGCGATCGTGCAGCACCGCTACGGCGGCCCCGACGAGCTCGCGCTCGCCGAGGTCGACGTGCCGGAGCCCGCCGCCGACGAGGTGCTCATCCGCGTCGAGGCGGTCGCCGTCAGCATGGGCGACGTGCTGCTCATGCGCGGCGAGCCGCGAGCGGTGCGCCTCGCCTACGGCATCCGGCGACCGAAGCGGCCGATCATCGGCCGGGATGTCGCGGGCGAGGTCGTCGCGGTCGGCTCCGCCGTCACGCGGTTCGCGGTCGGCGACGCCGTCTTCACGGAATCCGACCAGGGCGGCTTCGCCGAGTTCGTCGCGGTCCCCGAGCGGTTCGTCGCCGCACGGCCCGCCTCCGTCGACGCGGTGCACGCCGCGGCCGTCGTCGTCTCGGGCACGACGGCGTTGCAGGGCCTGCGTCTCGCGGGCGTGACGGCCGGGCAGCACGTGCTCGTCAACGGCGCCTCCGGCGGCGTCGGCGGATTCGCCGTGCAGCTCGCGAAGGCCCGGGGCGCCGAGGCGACCGGGGTCTGCCGCGGGGCGAAGGCCGAGCACGTGCTGGCGATCGGCGCCGATCAGGTGATCGACTACACGGCCGAGGACTTCACCGCGAACGCCGGTCGCTACGACGTCGTCTTCGACCTCGTCGCGGACCACCCGCTCGGTCGCGTGCGCCGCTCGCTCACGCCACGGGGCACCCTCGTGCTGTCGTCTGGCCGGGGCGGCACGGTGCTCGGACCGATGCGGCGGATGGCCGCGGCATCACTCACCTCGCCGTTCGTGTCGCAGCGGCTCCGCCCGCTGGCGGCATTGCGCAGCGGCGACGACCTCGCCGAACTGGCCCGGCGCATCGACGCCGGCGAGCTGCGCCCCGTCGTCGACCGGGTGTTCCCGCTCGAGCAGGCGGCCGCCGCGGTCGCCATGCTCGAGTCGGGCGGGGTGCGCGGCAAGGTCGTCATCGCCGTGAGCGCCGGTGCAGGCGCTCAGCCGAGCAGCACGGCGCCGTAG
- a CDS encoding NAD(P)-dependent alcohol dehydrogenase produces the protein MRIAVYERYGPPEVLHLQEAAEPTIDASEVLVRVEASTVGPSDSAGRSGTPRFARLFFGLTKPKHPVLGSDFAGVVERVGSDVTRFAPGDRVFGTLAPSMGAHAELVVIAEDAPIAHLPAGLDAAGAVATVDGFLTALPFLRDLAGVAPGQVVLVNGASGTVGSAAVQLAKHFGATVVGVCSAANAPLVTSLGADRVIDYTREDFTEARGAYDVIFDAVGKRSFGAARRALAPHGIYLTTVPSAAIMVQWPLTRWFSHGRRAAIAFTGLRDIRLKAAELALLVELIDAGAFVPVVDRVVPFDDIADAHRRVDTGHKAGSVVVAMAPAASASSPAPSPKPVAA, from the coding sequence ATGAGAATCGCAGTGTACGAACGATACGGTCCGCCCGAGGTGCTGCACCTGCAGGAGGCAGCCGAACCCACGATCGATGCGAGCGAGGTGCTCGTGCGGGTCGAGGCGAGCACCGTCGGCCCCTCCGACAGCGCCGGGCGCAGCGGCACCCCGCGCTTCGCCCGCCTCTTCTTCGGACTCACGAAGCCGAAGCACCCGGTGCTCGGCTCCGACTTCGCCGGCGTGGTCGAACGCGTCGGCAGCGACGTGACCCGGTTCGCGCCGGGCGACCGGGTCTTCGGCACGTTGGCGCCGTCGATGGGCGCGCACGCCGAACTGGTCGTGATCGCCGAGGACGCACCGATCGCGCACCTCCCCGCAGGGCTCGACGCCGCAGGGGCGGTCGCGACGGTCGACGGGTTCCTCACCGCACTGCCCTTCCTCCGCGATCTCGCCGGGGTGGCGCCCGGCCAGGTCGTGCTCGTCAACGGGGCGTCCGGCACGGTGGGCTCGGCGGCGGTGCAGCTCGCGAAGCACTTCGGTGCGACGGTCGTCGGCGTGTGCAGCGCCGCGAACGCACCGCTCGTCACCTCGCTCGGGGCCGATCGGGTGATCGACTACACGCGCGAGGACTTCACCGAGGCCCGCGGGGCATACGACGTGATCTTCGACGCGGTCGGCAAGCGCTCGTTCGGCGCCGCCCGCCGCGCGCTCGCACCGCACGGCATCTACCTCACGACGGTGCCGTCGGCCGCGATCATGGTGCAGTGGCCGCTCACGCGCTGGTTCAGCCACGGGCGGCGGGCGGCGATCGCCTTCACGGGGCTCCGCGACATCCGGCTCAAGGCGGCGGAGCTCGCCCTGCTCGTCGAGCTCATCGATGCGGGTGCGTTCGTGCCGGTCGTCGATCGGGTCGTCCCCTTCGACGACATCGCCGACGCGCATCGCCGCGTCGACACCGGGCACAAGGCCGGCAGCGTCGTAGTCGCGATGGCGCCCGCGGCGTCTGCGTCGTCGCCTGCTCCGTCTCCGAAGCCGGTCGCGGCATGA
- a CDS encoding helix-turn-helix transcriptional regulator has translation MVKPTRVTNDIRSLRFRAGEMTQAELAKRLGVTRQTVIAIEQGRYSPSLEMAFQLARIFGVPLDDVFQYPDHDAATDSEESAS, from the coding sequence GTGGTGAAGCCGACGAGGGTCACGAACGACATCCGCTCGCTGCGGTTCCGGGCCGGCGAGATGACCCAGGCCGAGCTCGCGAAGCGTCTCGGCGTGACCCGGCAGACCGTCATCGCCATCGAACAGGGGCGCTACTCGCCGTCGCTCGAGATGGCATTCCAACTCGCGCGGATCTTCGGGGTGCCGCTCGACGACGTCTTCCAGTACCCCGATCACGACGCGGCGACGGACTCGGAGGAGTCGGCATCATGA
- a CDS encoding MFS transporter: MPTPDTIGTRRIDALRAPHLGGRTWTAILAVGLVGQLAWVIENMYLNLFVYDTISTDPAIIAIMVAASAVAATAATLLFGAWSDRLARRREFVAIGYIVWGLVTAAFGLVGGGASGALSDGASGASTAAAATATAVIAVIALDCVMSFIGSGANDAAFAAWVTDSTVPANRGRVDGWLAIMPLIGMLLVFVLLDPLTQSGQWGLFFGIVGGITVITGIAAWFLVRDRGVAKHPHGVLRAIFEGLRPQTVRREPALFLTLAIWTVVGISSQVFLPYVLIYLRYSLALDGYAIVLGVVLLLASALSVAGGRLMDRIGKPRFLPYAVGAFAAGLIAMTFVREMTGVIAAATVMMAGMMASVAAVSAMTRDRTPEDRAGGVQGARMIMAILIPMLIGPAIGAAVISGADHTYVDLGVSHPVPGPEIFLAAAVVLVVVPPLAMLRARMLRRGEKALAATPADRA, encoded by the coding sequence ATGCCCACCCCGGACACCATCGGCACTCGGCGCATCGACGCGCTCCGCGCCCCGCATCTCGGCGGCCGCACGTGGACGGCCATCCTCGCCGTCGGACTCGTCGGGCAGCTCGCCTGGGTCATCGAGAACATGTACCTCAACCTGTTCGTCTACGACACGATCTCGACCGACCCCGCCATCATCGCGATCATGGTCGCAGCGAGCGCCGTCGCCGCGACGGCGGCCACGCTGCTCTTCGGCGCCTGGTCGGACCGACTCGCCCGTCGACGCGAGTTCGTCGCCATCGGCTACATCGTCTGGGGTCTCGTCACGGCCGCATTCGGCCTGGTCGGCGGAGGCGCGTCCGGGGCACTCTCGGACGGGGCATCCGGTGCATCGACCGCCGCCGCGGCGACCGCGACCGCCGTGATCGCCGTGATCGCGCTGGACTGCGTCATGAGCTTCATCGGCTCCGGCGCGAACGATGCGGCCTTCGCCGCGTGGGTCACCGATTCGACGGTGCCCGCCAACCGCGGGCGCGTCGACGGATGGCTCGCCATCATGCCGCTCATCGGCATGCTGCTCGTCTTCGTGCTCCTCGACCCGCTCACGCAGTCGGGTCAGTGGGGGCTGTTCTTCGGCATCGTCGGCGGGATCACCGTGATCACCGGCATCGCCGCCTGGTTCCTGGTCCGCGACCGCGGCGTGGCGAAGCACCCGCACGGCGTGCTGCGCGCGATCTTCGAGGGGCTTCGTCCGCAGACCGTCCGACGCGAACCCGCCCTGTTCCTGACGCTCGCGATCTGGACGGTCGTCGGGATCAGCTCGCAGGTCTTCCTGCCGTACGTGCTCATCTACCTGCGCTACTCGCTCGCGCTCGACGGATACGCGATCGTGCTCGGCGTCGTGCTGCTGCTCGCCTCGGCGCTGAGCGTGGCCGGCGGGCGCCTCATGGACCGGATCGGCAAGCCCCGGTTCCTCCCGTACGCCGTCGGAGCGTTCGCCGCCGGCCTCATCGCCATGACCTTCGTGCGCGAGATGACCGGCGTCATCGCCGCCGCGACGGTGATGATGGCCGGCATGATGGCCTCCGTGGCCGCGGTCTCCGCGATGACGCGCGACCGCACCCCCGAAGACCGGGCGGGTGGCGTGCAGGGCGCTCGCATGATCATGGCGATCCTGATTCCGATGCTGATCGGCCCGGCGATCGGCGCCGCCGTGATCTCGGGCGCGGACCACACCTACGTCGACCTCGGCGTCTCGCACCCGGTGCCCGGCCCCGAGATCTTCCTGGCGGCGGCCGTCGTGCTCGTCGTCGTGCCACCGCTCGCGATGCTGCGTGCACGGATGCTGCGGCGCGGCGAGAAGGCCCTGGCCGCAACCCCGGCGGACCGCGCATGA
- a CDS encoding glycoside hydrolase family 2 protein yields MSRRTPWAGDLDRERPLPEYPRPQLVREHWLNLNGVWSYAFTAGADIAAPPIPETWQGGIVVPFSPEAELSGVGRQLQPDERLWYRRTVQVPGGADGGRLLLHFGAVDQRCRVIVDGEVVGEHSGGYLPFTIDVTAPLGDGAEHELVVDVVDPSDTSYHSRGKQALRRGGIWYTAQSGIWQTVWLERVPVVHVRELRVRPLLDEEQVEVLVEVGAGGSEPEPVPSDRPRPADAPQATVVVLDAGREVARATGPAGRPMRLPLPGPHRWHPDDPFLYDLEVRLGEDRVESYFGMRSVGVAADAHGRPRLMLNGEPILHAAVLDQGYWPEGLYTPPSDAALVHDIEQMKSLGFNALRKHIKVESLRWYHHCDRLGMLVWQDLVNGGRRYHPAVVTVPVKLPLRLDDRRHRLFGRQDAAGRADFRTELDETVRLLGNAPSVVVWVPFNEGWGQFDALDAVDRLRALDPDRVIDHASGWHDQGGGDLRSLHVYFRRIRPERAWRTERRAIVVSEYGGYSLRLPGHEFGPREFGYRRYRTIDDLTDAFVALHRIEVGPAVDAGLSGYVYTQLSDVEDELNGLVTADRTVLKLRADRVREVNAELAARFATAVAPASTASPTASPVAPTESPFEPEVQDAPHHRRA; encoded by the coding sequence ATGAGCCGGCGCACGCCCTGGGCCGGCGACCTCGACCGCGAGCGCCCGCTGCCCGAATACCCCCGGCCGCAGCTCGTGCGGGAGCACTGGCTGAACCTGAACGGCGTGTGGTCGTACGCGTTCACCGCGGGCGCCGACATCGCGGCGCCGCCGATCCCCGAGACGTGGCAGGGCGGGATCGTCGTCCCGTTCTCCCCCGAGGCCGAGCTGTCCGGCGTGGGGCGTCAGCTGCAGCCCGACGAGCGTCTCTGGTACCGGCGGACGGTCCAGGTCCCGGGCGGGGCCGACGGAGGCCGGCTGCTGCTCCACTTCGGTGCCGTCGACCAGCGATGCCGGGTCATCGTGGACGGCGAGGTCGTCGGCGAGCACTCGGGCGGCTACCTCCCGTTCACGATCGACGTGACGGCCCCGCTCGGCGACGGCGCCGAGCACGAACTCGTCGTCGACGTGGTCGATCCGAGCGACACGTCCTACCACTCCCGCGGCAAGCAGGCGCTTCGCCGGGGCGGCATCTGGTACACCGCTCAATCCGGCATCTGGCAGACGGTGTGGCTCGAGCGGGTGCCGGTGGTGCACGTGCGGGAGCTCCGCGTTCGGCCGCTGCTCGACGAGGAGCAGGTCGAAGTGCTGGTCGAGGTCGGCGCGGGCGGGTCCGAGCCCGAGCCCGTGCCATCCGACCGCCCTCGCCCGGCCGACGCACCCCAGGCGACGGTGGTCGTCCTCGACGCCGGCCGGGAGGTCGCGCGAGCGACCGGGCCGGCCGGCCGGCCGATGCGCCTGCCGCTGCCCGGCCCCCACCGTTGGCACCCCGACGACCCGTTCCTCTACGACCTCGAAGTCAGGCTCGGCGAAGACCGCGTCGAGAGCTACTTCGGCATGCGCTCGGTCGGCGTCGCGGCCGACGCGCACGGCCGCCCCCGGCTGATGCTGAACGGCGAGCCGATCCTGCACGCGGCGGTGCTCGACCAGGGCTATTGGCCCGAAGGCCTGTACACGCCGCCATCCGACGCGGCGCTCGTGCACGACATCGAGCAGATGAAGTCGCTCGGCTTCAACGCCCTGCGCAAGCACATCAAGGTCGAGTCGCTGCGCTGGTACCACCACTGCGACCGTCTCGGCATGCTGGTCTGGCAGGATCTCGTGAACGGCGGCCGCCGATACCACCCCGCTGTCGTGACCGTGCCGGTGAAGCTGCCGCTGCGCCTGGACGACCGACGGCACCGACTGTTCGGCCGGCAGGACGCCGCGGGCCGGGCCGACTTCCGCACCGAGCTCGACGAGACCGTGCGCCTCCTCGGCAACGCGCCGAGCGTCGTCGTCTGGGTGCCGTTCAACGAAGGCTGGGGCCAGTTCGACGCGCTCGACGCGGTCGACCGGCTGCGCGCGCTCGACCCCGATCGGGTGATCGATCACGCGAGCGGATGGCACGACCAGGGCGGCGGCGACCTGCGGAGCCTCCACGTGTACTTCCGCCGGATCAGGCCCGAGCGGGCGTGGCGGACCGAGCGGCGGGCGATCGTCGTCTCGGAGTACGGCGGCTACAGCCTGCGACTGCCCGGCCACGAGTTCGGTCCGCGGGAGTTCGGCTACCGCCGCTACCGCACGATCGACGATCTCACCGACGCCTTCGTCGCGCTGCATCGCATCGAGGTCGGACCCGCCGTCGACGCCGGGCTGAGCGGTTACGTCTACACGCAGCTCAGCGACGTCGAGGACGAGCTCAACGGCCTCGTCACCGCCGACCGGACCGTGCTGAAGCTTCGGGCCGACCGGGTGCGCGAGGTGAACGCCGAGCTCGCGGCGCGCTTCGCCACCGCCGTCGCCCCCGCTTCCACCGCCTCACCGACCGCATCGCCCGTTGCCCCCACCGAGTCTCCATTCGAACCAGAGGTCCAGGATGCCCCGCACCATCGTCGAGCGTGA
- a CDS encoding DUF2804 domain-containing protein produces MPRTIVERELTTPVALCLPDGSLNPAAVGWSRTPLHDTSGIDGRRVWGRNKRWEYWAVTTPTHLIALTVSSIDYAAVHAVLVHDRRTGATLDRSAIVPFGGGTTLPASLGDGPARARAKGISIDVEEVEDGTLLRAEVDGARLEILAELPEGHERLGVVVPWSTRRFQYTVKDVARPATGWLELDAAEARRERIELPAGESWAVLDHGRGRWPYRMVWNWGAASGTVNGRTIGLQLGGKWTDRTGSTENAVVVDGRLSKIEEELDWEYDERDWLAPWRIHGVSADLRFEPFWDRVSATELIVFGSHGHQCFGHYSGWVLADGERVEVSGLLGWAEDVRNRW; encoded by the coding sequence ATGCCCCGCACCATCGTCGAGCGTGAGCTCACCACCCCCGTCGCCCTGTGCCTGCCCGACGGCAGCCTGAACCCCGCCGCAGTCGGCTGGAGCCGCACGCCGCTGCACGACACCTCCGGCATCGACGGACGCCGGGTCTGGGGACGCAACAAGCGCTGGGAGTACTGGGCTGTGACCACGCCCACGCACCTCATCGCGCTCACGGTCTCGTCGATCGACTACGCCGCGGTGCACGCGGTCCTCGTGCACGACCGGCGAACCGGGGCGACACTCGATCGCTCGGCGATCGTGCCCTTCGGCGGCGGGACGACGCTGCCCGCATCGCTCGGCGACGGACCTGCGCGGGCGCGGGCGAAGGGCATCTCGATCGATGTGGAGGAGGTCGAGGACGGCACCCTGCTCCGCGCCGAGGTCGACGGCGCGCGCCTCGAGATCCTGGCCGAGCTGCCCGAGGGGCACGAGCGTCTCGGCGTCGTCGTTCCGTGGTCGACGAGGCGATTCCAGTACACGGTGAAGGACGTCGCTCGCCCCGCGACCGGCTGGCTCGAGCTGGACGCCGCCGAGGCCCGCCGTGAGCGAATCGAACTGCCTGCCGGCGAGAGCTGGGCAGTGCTCGACCACGGCAGAGGCCGCTGGCCCTATCGCATGGTGTGGAACTGGGGTGCCGCCTCGGGCACCGTCAACGGCCGCACGATCGGCCTGCAGCTCGGCGGAAAGTGGACCGACCGCACGGGTTCGACCGAGAACGCGGTCGTCGTCGACGGACGACTCTCGAAGATCGAGGAGGAGCTCGACTGGGAGTACGACGAGCGCGACTGGTTGGCGCCGTGGCGCATCCACGGGGTATCCGCCGACCTGCGCTTCGAGCCGTTCTGGGACCGCGTGAGCGCGACCGAGCTCATCGTCTTCGGCTCGCACGGGCATCAGTGCTTCGGGCACTACTCGGGGTGGGTGCTGGCCGACGGCGAACGCGTGGAGGTCTCCGGGCTCCTGGGCTGGGCCGAGGACGTGAGGAACCGCTGGTGA
- a CDS encoding LacI family DNA-binding transcriptional regulator, which translates to MSGAEGRGSARRAAAPTLKDVAAIAGVSYRTVSNVISGKVPVSEATKSRVEAAIAELGYRPQLAARQLRVGRTNLLTLSVPFLSLPYFAQLAHAVVGAAEQAGYDVVVDETHGDPERELRAVAGYRTLLTDGVILSAMSIGDDQLAAARGSTPLVVLGERIRTARVDRVVVDSVTSSRDATAHLIASGRRRLGFLGAVPDAASGAAAADLRLEGFRWALRRAGLEPDPADVLEISPWNRDSPEGDYSREEGYARTRALLTRPRGLDGLDGLVCANDLLAIGALRALREAGIDVPSQLAVAGWDDAPESAFATPPLTTIAPDLRELARLAVASVLRLVDDPASPTRVEQAPYRLVRRASAP; encoded by the coding sequence GTGAGCGGCGCAGAGGGGCGCGGGTCCGCGCGGCGTGCGGCGGCGCCGACGCTGAAGGATGTCGCGGCGATCGCCGGCGTCTCCTACCGCACCGTCTCGAACGTGATCAGCGGCAAGGTCCCGGTGAGCGAGGCGACGAAGTCCCGTGTCGAGGCCGCGATCGCGGAGCTCGGCTACCGGCCGCAGCTCGCGGCGCGGCAGCTGCGTGTCGGGCGCACCAACCTGCTCACGCTGTCGGTGCCGTTCCTGTCGTTGCCGTACTTCGCGCAGCTCGCGCACGCGGTGGTCGGCGCGGCCGAACAGGCAGGGTACGACGTCGTCGTCGACGAGACGCACGGCGATCCCGAGCGCGAACTCCGCGCGGTAGCGGGGTACCGAACGCTGCTCACGGACGGCGTCATCCTGAGCGCGATGTCGATCGGCGACGACCAGCTCGCCGCGGCGCGCGGCAGCACTCCGCTCGTCGTGCTGGGAGAGCGGATCCGAACGGCGCGCGTCGACCGGGTCGTCGTCGACAGCGTCACCAGCTCGCGCGATGCGACCGCGCACCTCATCGCGTCAGGTCGGCGCCGCCTCGGCTTCCTGGGCGCGGTGCCGGATGCCGCGAGCGGCGCCGCGGCCGCCGACCTCCGTCTCGAGGGGTTCCGCTGGGCGCTCCGGCGGGCAGGCCTCGAGCCCGACCCGGCTGACGTGCTGGAGATCTCGCCGTGGAACCGCGACTCCCCCGAAGGCGACTACTCGCGCGAGGAGGGCTACGCCCGCACCCGTGCTCTGCTCACCCGCCCACGAGGACTCGATGGGCTGGACGGACTGGTCTGCGCGAACGACCTGCTCGCGATCGGCGCGCTCCGCGCCCTCCGGGAGGCCGGGATCGACGTACCGTCCCAGCTGGCCGTCGCAGGCTGGGACGACGCACCCGAGTCGGCGTTCGCGACGCCACCGCTCACGACCATCGCGCCCGACCTCCGCGAACTCGCGCGTCTCGCGGTGGCATCCGTGCTGCGCCTCGTCGACGACCCCGCCTCGCCGACGCGGGTGGAGCAGGCGCCGTACCGGCTGGTGCGTCGGGCGTCGGCGCCGTAG
- a CDS encoding DMT family transporter — protein MAWVILIVSGVLEAVWATALGKSEGFTKLWPSVIFFGALALSMGGLAWAMRDIPTGTAYAVWVGIGAALTVVWAMVTGEADVSWIKIALLVGLVGCVVGLKFVDGGSH, from the coding sequence ATGGCCTGGGTCATCCTCATCGTGTCCGGCGTGCTCGAAGCCGTCTGGGCCACCGCGCTCGGCAAGTCCGAGGGCTTCACGAAGCTCTGGCCGTCGGTCATCTTCTTCGGCGCACTCGCCCTCTCGATGGGCGGACTCGCCTGGGCCATGCGCGACATCCCGACCGGCACCGCCTACGCCGTCTGGGTCGGCATCGGTGCGGCGCTCACGGTCGTCTGGGCGATGGTGACGGGCGAGGCGGATGTCTCGTGGATCAAGATCGCCCTGCTGGTCGGGCTCGTCGGCTGCGTCGTCGGCCTCAAGTTCGTCGACGGCGGCAGCCACTAG
- a CDS encoding antibiotic biosynthesis monooxygenase family protein — MILEHALLPVVPGREADFETAFAEAKSIIAAMPGFIDLRLSRSIETPNEYLLLVQWESVEAHEVGFRGSAEYGRWRELLHRFYEPFPVVEHFAEVARAR; from the coding sequence GTGATCCTCGAACACGCGCTGCTGCCCGTCGTCCCCGGCCGGGAGGCCGACTTCGAGACGGCATTCGCCGAGGCGAAGTCGATCATCGCCGCCATGCCCGGCTTCATCGACCTGCGCCTCTCGCGCTCGATCGAGACGCCGAACGAGTACCTGCTGCTCGTGCAGTGGGAGAGCGTCGAGGCCCACGAGGTGGGGTTCCGCGGGTCGGCCGAGTACGGTCGCTGGCGCGAGCTGCTGCATCGGTTCTACGAGCCGTTCCCGGTCGTCGAGCACTTCGCCGAGGTCGCGCGCGCGCGCTGA
- a CDS encoding O-acetylhomoserine aminocarboxypropyltransferase/cysteine synthase family protein codes for MADREYGFKTRAIHAGNIPDQVTGARALPIYQSSAFVFDDTADAAARFALQKYGNIYSRLANPTVASFEERVASLEGGLGAVATASGLSAQYITFASLAGTGDHIVASANLYGGSITQLDVTLRRFGIETTFVQSADAADYAAAITDTTKALFVETIANPSGEIADLEALADVAHAHGIPFIVDSTIATPYLNRPIEWGADIVTHSATKFLGGHGTTLGGVVVESGRFDWHSEKFPLFGQPVPSYGGLQWSGNFGEYAFLTRLRAEQLRDIGPALAPHSAFLLAQGVETLPYRIQAHIDNARAVAEWLDADPRIERVLWAGLPGHPHHDRALKYLPKGPGSVFSFEVKGGRAVGQALIENVNLASHLANIGDAKTLIIHPASTTHAQLTEQQLVDAGVLPGVVRLSVGIEDVEDIIDDLDQALTIATGAAR; via the coding sequence ATGGCAGACCGCGAATACGGCTTCAAGACCCGCGCCATCCACGCGGGCAACATCCCCGACCAGGTGACGGGCGCTCGCGCGCTGCCGATCTACCAGTCGAGCGCGTTCGTCTTCGACGACACCGCCGATGCTGCGGCGCGGTTCGCCCTGCAGAAGTACGGCAACATCTACTCGCGCCTCGCGAACCCGACCGTCGCGAGCTTCGAGGAGCGCGTGGCGAGCCTCGAGGGCGGCCTCGGCGCCGTCGCCACCGCCTCCGGACTCAGCGCGCAGTACATCACCTTCGCGAGCCTCGCGGGAACCGGTGACCACATCGTCGCCTCGGCGAACCTCTACGGCGGTTCGATCACCCAGCTCGACGTCACGCTCCGCCGCTTCGGCATCGAGACGACGTTCGTGCAATCGGCCGACGCCGCCGACTATGCCGCGGCGATCACCGACACGACGAAGGCGCTCTTCGTCGAGACGATCGCGAACCCCTCGGGTGAGATCGCCGACCTCGAGGCGCTCGCCGACGTCGCGCACGCCCACGGCATCCCGTTCATCGTGGACTCGACGATCGCGACCCCCTACCTGAACCGCCCGATCGAGTGGGGCGCCGACATCGTCACCCACTCCGCCACGAAGTTCCTCGGCGGGCACGGCACGACGCTCGGCGGCGTCGTCGTCGAGTCCGGTCGCTTCGACTGGCACTCCGAGAAGTTCCCGCTGTTCGGCCAGCCGGTGCCGAGCTACGGCGGCCTCCAGTGGTCGGGCAACTTCGGCGAGTACGCGTTCCTCACGCGGCTCCGCGCCGAGCAGCTCCGTGACATCGGCCCCGCCCTCGCACCGCACTCGGCGTTCCTGCTCGCGCAGGGCGTCGAGACGCTGCCGTACCGCATCCAGGCGCACATCGACAATGCCCGCGCCGTCGCCGAGTGGCTCGACGCCGACCCGCGCATCGAACGCGTGCTCTGGGCCGGCCTGCCCGGCCACCCGCACCACGACCGGGCACTGAAGTACCTGCCGAAGGGCCCGGGCTCGGTGTTCAGCTTCGAGGTGAAGGGCGGCCGAGCCGTCGGTCAGGCGCTCATCGAGAACGTCAACCTCGCCAGCCACCTCGCCAACATCGGCGACGCCAAGACGCTCATCATCCACCCCGCATCCACCACGCACGCGCAGCTCACCGAGCAGCAGCTCGTCGACGCCGGCGTCCTGCCCGGGGTTGTGCGACTGTCGGTGGGCATCGAGGATGTGGAGGACATCATCGACGACCTCGACCAGGCCCTCACGATCGCGACGGGAGCAGCACGATGA